The genomic region AAATTGTCAGAACCACGAATATTACCCAATCAGCTATTTGCGTAGACGGGTTATGGACAACAGTGGTTGCAGCCGCAGTGTTTGTAAAATAATCGTTGTGAAAAAGAATAAAACTATATTTATGGGGCTTGAGAGAAAAAACAACTCTCTGCCCCTTTCTAATTACATCGTGGTGCCCATACCTTTTGAAAGAAGCGTTTCCTACGGACATGGCACCGCATTCGGGCCGAAGGCTGTTTTAGAAGCTTCCGCCCAGGTGGAACTTTGGGACGAGGAAACTAAAACGGAAACCTGGAAAGAGAACATCTTTACCACCGCTGCGGTTAACTGCAAAGGAACCACAAGAATTGTTTTTAACAGAATTACAAAAACCGTTAAAGACGTTATGCGCTATAAAGGGATTCCTTTTTATATCGGCGGGGAACATTCTATAACTCAGGCCTTGCTTGAACCGTATATAGAAAAATATAAAAAATTAAGCGTGCTCCATTTTGACGCCCACGCTGATTTACGCGCCAAGTTTGAAGGAAATCCACACAGCCACGCCTGCGCGCTTTACCCCGCGTCCAAACAAGTGCCCGTCGTACAAGTAGGCATAAGAAGCGTTGGCGACACGGAGTGTGAAAATATAAATTCCGGCAAAGTTAAAACTTTTTTAATGCATGAAAACAGGGATATAAAAAAACTTATTCCACAGGTACTAAAAAATTTAACCGACACGGTTTATATCACCATTGACGTGGATGGCTTTGACCCAAGCGTAATTCCTGCCACGGGAACGCCGCAGCCGGGCGGTTTCGGATGGTATGAAGCGTTAGATCTTTTTAGAGAAGTAATTAACAAGAAAAACATTGTAGCCATTGACGTTGTGGAAGCCTGCAGAAGAGACGAAGACACCATTACCGAAATGAATACCGCAAAACTTATTTACCGCTTAATGGGTTATTTAAGCCAAAAGAAAAAATAAAACATTTAAATAAAAAACCCCGGTTTAAACCGGGGTTTTTTATTTGCAAAGAGTTCTATTAATAGCTAGAATTTATTATAGGGGTTAAAAGATAAAGGAGAATATATGAAAAAAATAACATTTGCTTTTTTTGCCTTAACGCTTGCGTCAGTATCCTTTGCGCAAACGTATAATTTTAAAGCAGTTAATGAAATTGACGTTGAAATGCCAGGCGGTACCCTTGTGGTTGCGGCGTCACCTGAAAAAGGTGTTTCTGCCTCTATTGAAAATTTAGATAAAACAAAATGCTACGCCGTGATAAAAGAAAAAAGAAAAGAAATTGAAGTAAAAATAAAAAAGATTGACCCGTCCGCAATATGCAAACCCAATATAAAAATTATAGTCAATGTAAAAGCGAAACTAAGCGTTGAAGCAGCCAACACAAATATTTTTATAGATTCTATGTCTAAAAAAACGGACCTGGATATAAAAACATCAACAGCTAAATTAGATAACGTAAGCGGCAAATTAGATATAGAAGCCGTTTCCTCTACCGTAGACGCAAAAGGCTCTCCCTGTTTTGTTGAACTTGAAACTTACGCTAGCGCGGCAAACATAAGCTGGCTTGGAAAAGAAACTCCGGCAAAAGTTATTTTAAAAGGAGACGGCGTTGTAACGCTTTCCACTCCTAAGGACACAAAATATTTAAAAATAATTAAACAAAATTTCAGGGGCACGTTAATAGAACAAAATACCAAGTAATTACTCCCTCGTTAAATCCGCGGGATTTCAGATTGTTCCGCTTTTCCAATGCTTTTGGTTTTTCTTTTTTTAAGATATATAAAACCCGCCGCAATGCGGCGGGTTTTATGTTAAAAATAATATTTTATCCCCTGCGGGAAAATTGAACTTCCGATAGTCTTTTATAATATAGGTTTTTAAAAAAATTTATTGAAAAAAAATAGCTCATAATGTAGAATGGACTTATACGGCGTAGTATGCTCCGCAAGAAAGGAGATTTTATGAAAAAATTTTTAACGGGTTTATTTTTATTTTTTTTGCTGTCCCTTGCCAACGCACAACAGTCCCAGGAATATGACGGCATTAAAGAAATATCCGTAGAAGCAAACGGCGCAAAAGTGGAAGTTGCCCAAATAAAAGGTCAAAAAACATATGTGCGCGTCGAAAAATTTGACCCTGAAAAATGCCCCATTTTATTTTTTCATACACAAGATAAAGATTTAACGCTAAAAACAAACCCGCCCGGCGGCAACCCCTGCGAAAATATTATATTTATTAAAACACCCAAAAAAGTTAAAGTACGCATTACCGCGGAGTCTTCCCAAAT from Elusimicrobium minutum Pei191 harbors:
- the speB gene encoding agmatinase; this translates as MKKNKTIFMGLERKNNSLPLSNYIVVPIPFERSVSYGHGTAFGPKAVLEASAQVELWDEETKTETWKENIFTTAAVNCKGTTRIVFNRITKTVKDVMRYKGIPFYIGGEHSITQALLEPYIEKYKKLSVLHFDAHADLRAKFEGNPHSHACALYPASKQVPVVQVGIRSVGDTECENINSGKVKTFLMHENRDIKKLIPQVLKNLTDTVYITIDVDGFDPSVIPATGTPQPGGFGWYEALDLFREVINKKNIVAIDVVEACRRDEDTITEMNTAKLIYRLMGYLSQKKK